In the genome of Quercus robur chromosome 3, dhQueRobu3.1, whole genome shotgun sequence, one region contains:
- the LOC126717489 gene encoding uncharacterized protein LOC126717489 isoform X2 — translation MARRKANLRTRPKSVTLQSGGSQDADEVGDQDMHDASTQVSTQVSTQGSDVQPAKRVTRGPNKYLEIWDLPDDQEIELPLNSMYQPVDEGARTFTGFLGTIARKPHMCPIKYLDWKVMPEELKEECWRLVKRKYQVPDNPKAYEGLKKFTLQKIGKAWRDHKCRLKAKYYIPHSRNKARVKSNGPRKCIPEDWNILVDHWYSDDAVDKMRELLADPENQLQSSDTSGSIAWSRDDVFAKVMGKEHKGRIRGVGFGPTPSGQSSKTALTDSEIRLSQARDDEVAQLKASLATMEEKLAGFDEMKEKVSQFEEMEQRMEERMEQRMEQRMARLLQQMQQTTQCNQDLSPVEQSPPLPRSSAASHQPRSL, via the exons ATGGCAAGGAGAAAGGCAAATCTGCGCACACGTCCCAAGAGTGTTACATTACAAAGCGGCGGGTCACAAGATGCGGATGAAGTGGGGGACCAAGACATGCATGACGCTTCTACACAAGTTTCTACACAAGTTTCTACACAAG GATCAGATGTGCAACCAGCTAAACGTGTCACTCGCGGGCCAAACAAGTACTTGGAAATTTGGGATCTTCCTGATGATCAAGAAATTGAGTTGCCACTAAATAGCATGTATCAGCCGGTTGATGAGGGGGCAAGGACTTTCACTGGTTTCTTGGGTACGATTGCACGGAAACCCCACATGTGCCCGATTAAATACCTTGACTGGAAGGTCATGCCAGAAGAACTTAAAGAAGAGTGTTGGCGTCTTGTAAAG CGAAAATACCAAGTCCCTGATAATCCTAAGGCATATGAGGGTTTGAAGAAATTTACTTTACAAAAAATTGGGAAGGCGTGGAGAGATCATAAGTGTAGGCTAAAGGCTAAGTATTATATACCGCAttcaagaaacaaagcacgGGTGAAGAGCAACGGACCTAGGAAATGCATACCAGAAGATTGGAATATACTTGTTgatcattggtattctgatgaTGCAGTG GACAAAATGAGGGAATTGTTGGCTGACCCTGAGAATCAATTGCAGTCATCTGACACAAGTGGTAGTATTGCATGGTCAAGAGATGATGTGTTTGCCAAAGTGATGGGTAAGGAGCACAAAGGTCGCATTCGTGGGGTAGGATTTGGTCCAACCCCAAGTGGTCAAAGTAGCAAGACTGCTCTCACGGACAGTGAAATACGATTAAGTCAAGCAAGGGACGACGAAGTTGCACAATTGAAGGCTTCCTTGGCTACTATGGAGGAGAAACTAGCAGGTTTTGACGAAATGAAGGAAAAAGTTAGTCAATTCGAAGAAATGGAGCAAAGAATGGAGGAAAGAATGGAGCAAAGAATGGAGCAAAGAATGGCTCGCCTGCTTCAACAGATGCAACAAACTACACAATGCAATCAG GATCTTTCTCCGGTCGAACAATCTCCACCTCTCCCCAGATCATCAGCTGCATCTCATCAACCAAGAAGCTTATAA
- the LOC126717489 gene encoding uncharacterized protein LOC126717489 isoform X1: MARRKANLRTRPKSVTLQSGGSQDADEVGDQDMHDASTQVSTQVSTQGSDVQPAKRVTRGPNKYLEIWDLPDDQEIELPLNSMYQPVDEGARTFTGFLGTIARKPHMCPIKYLDWKVMPEELKEECWRLVKRKYQVPDNPKAYEGLKKFTLQKIGKAWRDHKCRLKAKYYIPHSRNKARVKSNGPRKCIPEDWNILVDHWYSDDAVIESDKNKDRRSKQDDIHTGGSCGYAMHAAKKAKTDGHPVERAVLFQILHTRKDGSAVNPAMKEKMDKMRELLADPENQLQSSDTSGSIAWSRDDVFAKVMGKEHKGRIRGVGFGPTPSGQSSKTALTDSEIRLSQARDDEVAQLKASLATMEEKLAGFDEMKEKVSQFEEMEQRMEERMEQRMEQRMARLLQQMQQTTQCNQDLSPVEQSPPLPRSSAASHQPRSL, encoded by the exons ATGGCAAGGAGAAAGGCAAATCTGCGCACACGTCCCAAGAGTGTTACATTACAAAGCGGCGGGTCACAAGATGCGGATGAAGTGGGGGACCAAGACATGCATGACGCTTCTACACAAGTTTCTACACAAGTTTCTACACAAG GATCAGATGTGCAACCAGCTAAACGTGTCACTCGCGGGCCAAACAAGTACTTGGAAATTTGGGATCTTCCTGATGATCAAGAAATTGAGTTGCCACTAAATAGCATGTATCAGCCGGTTGATGAGGGGGCAAGGACTTTCACTGGTTTCTTGGGTACGATTGCACGGAAACCCCACATGTGCCCGATTAAATACCTTGACTGGAAGGTCATGCCAGAAGAACTTAAAGAAGAGTGTTGGCGTCTTGTAAAG CGAAAATACCAAGTCCCTGATAATCCTAAGGCATATGAGGGTTTGAAGAAATTTACTTTACAAAAAATTGGGAAGGCGTGGAGAGATCATAAGTGTAGGCTAAAGGCTAAGTATTATATACCGCAttcaagaaacaaagcacgGGTGAAGAGCAACGGACCTAGGAAATGCATACCAGAAGATTGGAATATACTTGTTgatcattggtattctgatgaTGCAGTG ATAGAGTCAGATAAGAATAAGGACCGTCGTTCTAAACAGGATGACATACATACTGGTGGTTCATGTGGCTATGCTATGCACGCTGCAAAAAAG GCAAAAACGGATGGACATCCTGTAGAGCGTGCAGTATTATTTCAAATTCTACATACTCGTAAAGATGGATCTGCAGTTAATCCtgcaatgaaagaaaaaatg GACAAAATGAGGGAATTGTTGGCTGACCCTGAGAATCAATTGCAGTCATCTGACACAAGTGGTAGTATTGCATGGTCAAGAGATGATGTGTTTGCCAAAGTGATGGGTAAGGAGCACAAAGGTCGCATTCGTGGGGTAGGATTTGGTCCAACCCCAAGTGGTCAAAGTAGCAAGACTGCTCTCACGGACAGTGAAATACGATTAAGTCAAGCAAGGGACGACGAAGTTGCACAATTGAAGGCTTCCTTGGCTACTATGGAGGAGAAACTAGCAGGTTTTGACGAAATGAAGGAAAAAGTTAGTCAATTCGAAGAAATGGAGCAAAGAATGGAGGAAAGAATGGAGCAAAGAATGGAGCAAAGAATGGCTCGCCTGCTTCAACAGATGCAACAAACTACACAATGCAATCAG GATCTTTCTCCGGTCGAACAATCTCCACCTCTCCCCAGATCATCAGCTGCATCTCATCAACCAAGAAGCTTATAA
- the LOC126717485 gene encoding uncharacterized protein LOC126717485: MDKSWMKITNRRSQEYLDGVQQFLNFASNHAYPDGTISCPCKKCVHTNSWPIDVVQAHLVSKGICRGYNPWVFNGEISSAKTSTEIPSSHVQENPIEYADLRDMLHDMFPIQDMTSAPMEEVPSVQQPTEGPAEGPNEDALKFMKLLEDANQPCYEGCKYFSKLSAIVHLYHMKCLNGWTNKSFTMLLEFLLDFLPSNSKLPKDYYEAKKIIKDLGLSYEKIHACPKDCVLYWKENANLEACPNCNLSRWESNESKGQQSTNASSKKRKKKAAKILRWFPLKPRLQRLFMSPETANHMKWHANGRVNDGLMRHPADSEAWKSFDRKYVEFSSEPRNVRLGLAADGFNPYGNMSTTHSTWPVILIPYNLPPWMCMKRSYFMLSLLIPGPTSPGNDIDVFLQPLVEELKELWDVGVETFDVSSKKSFQMHAALLWTINDFPAYGDISGWSTKGSLACPSCNYDKQSRWLRYGRKFSYIGHRRFLDSDHRFRKQKKSFDGNIDNRSAPITISGGEIMLQTDAVADHVFGKKKVNLTNKRKRGEEALTVWKKRSIFFTLPYWEYHVLRHNLDVMHIEKNVVDNIIGTLLNLDGKTKDNLKARQDLKDMGIRSELHLKKVGNDQTCMPHACYHMNASEKDGFLQVLKDVKVPDGYSSNISRCVKLKERKISGMKSHDNHILMQQLFPIAIRGSLPPEVSRHLIDLSCFFREICSKVLNVEELGALEKRIAVTLCELEKIFPPSFFTVMVHVVMHLASEAKIAGPVHYRWMYPIERYLSRLKSYVHNKTYPEGSIAEGYIAEECLTFCSRYFKSVETVFNRPVRNVEESMGAMVSITLDSNSWIQAHRYVLFNCEEITPFRDEHIAEIKAGFPSHVTNDVIQKQHIEKFCNWFREYVMSMDASKKKEISDKVRWLARYPDNEAKRFKRYVINGLKFRTKDFEATRKTQNSGVCVVTEGGATYYGVLIDIIELNYSDKYRYVLFKCQWADVISGRGCKKDEFGFPLVNFSRLIHTGDRLIDEPYVLASQVSQVFYVEDVRHKDWVVVVRTKPREVFDVGIQALDDDDDEVDTYMENVPYNVTTDDACDDVNDNHAWARVDEEGTIYDTPLISEDEFLEQDFIDDEELSDDVYESNNDESNDDGSNDDESSDDD; the protein is encoded by the exons ATGGATAAGAGTTGGATGAAAATTACCAATAGAAGGTCACAAGAATATTTAGATGGAGTTCAACAGTTTCTGAATTTCGCATCTAACCATGCATACCCGGATGGAACAATTTCATGTCCATGTAAAAAATGCGTGCATACGAATTCATGGCCTATAGATGTTGTACAGGCTCACTTAGTGTCAAAAGGGATTTGTAGGGGTTATAACCCTTGGGTTTTTAATGGGGAAATATCATCTGCGAAGACTTCTACTGAAATTCCTAGTAGTCATGTCCAAGAAAACCCAATAGAGTATGCCGATCTTCGTGACATGTTGCATGACATGTTCCCCATACAAGATATGACATCTGCGCCAATGGAAGAAGTCCCTAGTGTGCAACAACCCACAGAAGGTCCTGCAGAAGGTCCTAATGAAGATGCACTTAAGTTTATGAAATTGCTTGAAGATGCTAATCAACCTTGTTATGAAGGTTGTAAGTATTTTAGCAAATTGTCAGCCATTGTGCATTTGTACCACATGAAGTGTCTTAATGGTTGGACTAACAAATCATTTACCATGTTGCTGGAATTTTTGCTTGATTTTCTCCCTTCAAATTCTAAGTTGCCAAAAGATTATTATGAGGCTAAGAAGATTATTAAAGATCTGGGCTTGAGTTATGAGAAGATTCATGCTTGTCCTAAAGATTGTGTTTTATATTGGAAGGAGAATGCCAACCTTGAAGCTTGTCCAAATTGTAACCTTTCAAGATGGGAAAGTAATGAGTCTAAAGGTCAACAAAGTACTAATGCTTcctccaagaaaagaaaaaagaaagctgCAAAGATTCTACGATGGTTCCCTTTAAAGCCAAGATTGCAACGGCTATTTATGTCTCCTGAAACAGCCAATCATATGAAGTGGCATGCCAATGGTCGTGTGAATGACGGGTTAATGAGACATCCTGCTGATTCTGAAGCTTGGAAGTCATTTGACCGTAAGTATGTAGAGTTCTCATCCGAACCTCGTAATGTGAGGCTTGGATTAGCAGCTGATGGATTCAACCCGTATGGAAATATGAGTACTACTCATAGTACATGGCCTGTCATTTTGATCCCATACAATCTCCCTCCATGGATGTGTATGAAAAGATCTTATTTCATGCTATCATTATTGATTCCCGGTCCAACCTCACCCGGGAACGATATTGATGTTTTCTTACAACCCCTAGTAGAAGAATTGAAGGAGTTATGGGATGTTGGAGTAGAAACGTTTGATGTGTCTTCCAAAAAATCATTCCAAATGCATGCTGCATTATTGTGGACCATAAATGATTTTCCTGCATATGGTGATATCTCGGGTTGGAGTACCAAAGGATCTCTTGCATGTCCCTCTTGTAACTATGATAAACAATCTCGTTGGTTAAGATATGGAAGAAAATTTAGTTACATTGGACATAGGCGATTTTTGGATAGTGATCATAGATTCCGtaagcaaaaaaaatcatttgatggGAATATTGATAACAGATCAGCTCCGATTACAATATCCGGAGGGGAAATCATGTTACAAACGGATGCTGTAGCCGATCATGTGTTTGGGAAGAAAAAAGTTAATTTgaccaataaaagaaaaagaggggaaGAAGCCTTAACTGTGTGGAAGAAGAGAAGTATATTTTTCACCTTGCCTTATTGGGAGTACCATGTGTTGCGTCACAATCTTGATGTGATGCATATTGAGAAGAATGTAGTTGATAATATAATTGGTACATTGTTGAACTTGGATGGCAAGACAAAGGATAACTTGAAGGCACGCCAAGATTTAAAAGATATGGGTATAAGAAGTGAACTTCACTTGAAAAAGGTTGGGAATGATCAGACATGTATGCCACATGCTTGCTACCATATGAATGCTAGTGAAAAGGATGGTTTTCTGCAAGTTTTGAAAGATGTAAAAGTGCCAGATGGATATTCTTCAAACATCTCACGTTGCGTTAAACTCAAAGAACGCAAGATTAGTGGGATGAAGAGCCATGATAATCACATCTTAATGCAGCAGCTTTTTCCAATTGCAATACGTGGATCTTTGCCCCCTGAAGTGAGTAGGCATTTAATTGACTTATCTTGTTTCTTTAGGGAGATATGTTCCAAAGTACTAAATGTGGAGGAACTTGGGGCTCTTGAGAAGAGAATTGCAGTGACATTGTGTGAGTTGGAAAAGATATTCCCTCCCTCTTTCTTTACCGTGATGGTACATGTAGTCATGCATTTGGCTAGCGAAGCCAAAATTGCCGGTCCAGTTCATTATCGTTGGATGTATCCCATAGAGAG GTACTTGTCAAGGCTTAAGTCTTATGTGCATAATAAAACTTATCCAGAAGGCTCCATTGCGGAAGGGTATATAGCAGAGGAATGCTTAACATTCTGTTCACGCTATTTTAAATCTGTTGAAACTGTATTTAATCGGCCTGTAAGGAATGTTGAGGAATCCATGGGTGCAATGGTGAGCATTACACTAGATTCAAATTCATGGATCCAAGCACATCGTTATGTGCTATTCAATTGTGAAGAAATCACCCCATTTCGCGA TGAACATATAGCGGAGATTAAGGCTGGTTTCCCTTCTCATGTGACTAATGATGTTATTCAAAAGCAGCACATAGAGAAATTCTGCAACTGGTTTAGGGAATAT GTGATGTCAATGGATGCCTCTAAGAAAAAGGAAATCTCTGATAAAGTTAGATGGCTTGCTCGATATCCAGATAATGAAGCAAAAAGGTTCAAGCGTTATGTTATAAATGGTTTGAAGTTTCGCACCAAAGATTTTGAGGCAACTAGGAAAACTCAAAATAGTGGAGTTTGTGTTGTTACTGAAGGTGGTGCTACTTATTATGGTGTACTAATCGATATTATTGAATTGAACTACTCTGACAAGTATCGATATGTATTATTCAAATGTCAATGGGCTGATGTTATTAGTGGGAGAGGATGCAAAAAAGATGAGTTTGGATTTCCCCTTGTCAATTTTTCAAGATTGATACACACAGGTGATCGATTGATTGATGAACCTTATGTATTAGCATCCCAAGTTTCGCAAGTGTTTTATGTGGAGGATGTGAGACATAAAGATTGGGTAGTAGTGGTCAGAACCAAACCTAGGGAGGTGTTTGATGTTGGTATTCAAGCtttagatgatgatgatgatgaagtggATACATATATGGAGAATGTCCCTTATAATGTAACTACTGATGATGCATGTGATGATGTAAATGACAACCATGCTTGGGCTCGAGTTGATGAAGAAGGAACCATTTATGATACACCGTTGATTAGTGAGGATGAATTTCTTGAACAAGACTTTATCGATGATGAAGAGCTTAGTGATGATGTTTATGAGTCTAATAACGATGAGTCCAATGATGATGGATCCAATGATGATGAGTCTAGTGATGATGACTAG